The segment CGCCGATGGGATAGAGCGAGCGCAACAGCCGCTGCCAGCGCTCCTCGAAGAACCGCGAGTGCTGTTCGACGCCCGCGCCGAGCCCGGGATGCATGTTCTGCATCGACCCGGCCCACAGCGAGGTCAGAATGCCCCGCCAGTCACCCTGGTACTTCCACGTCAGCGAATCCGGCCCGAGCGGCTCGGGGGCCTGCTCGGGCTCGGGCTCCAGCGCTTTGGTCATGGTCAGACCATGCCAGTCCGCGCCCGTCATCGGTACGCCGAGCTGTTCGGGCTCATGGCCCAGGCTGCTTCGCGTACTCCGTAGAGCCCGCCGATACCGGCCGGAGGCATGTTGCCGTAGAGGCTGTGGTGGGCTCCCTGCTCGACCACGAAGATCTCGTGCCAGAAGCCGACTGCGCCGCCGCAGTCGGCGTAGTGCCGCCAGAAGCGTCGCTGCGCAGACCTGTGCGAGCCCGTACGGTCTTCCGCGAAGGCGCGCAGTTCCTCCGGTCCGCTCCAGTACTGCACCAGCATCGCCTGTCGTGGCCCGGGGCCGACAAGCAGCCGGTAGCCGAGCAGCCCGCTTCCCGGTGCGGTCACCAGCTCGCGGAGCATCGTCGGCATGGCCAGCAGCAGCGGCAGCCAGTACCGCGCCTTCCACCAGATGTTGATCCTGACACCGACGAGGAAGACAACGACCGACTCGGTGTTCTCGCCCGCGAACTTGCCTTGTCGTACACGGGCGTTCGGGTGATGGCGGCGTATCCACTCGGGCCGGATCAGCAGTCTTGCGATGTTCAGTAACGCGGAAAACACGATCGGTGCCGCCTCTTGTCGTACTCGGAGGCTCCATCCTGGACCGGATGCCCGCCGTGTCACGGCAACAATCAAGCATTGGCCATGACTTGACACTTTCATGGCATGCGCCGAACAAATTTTCAGCCAACCCGGGCCTGCTCCCGGCAAAGGCTCTACCCGCATAGAACTCCCCGGTGCTGTCATGCCCACACCGGCCCGGAAACCTGCCGGGCCCACACCGGGAGTCCCCCACCATGTCCCGAATACGCCGCACCATCCTCACGGCCATCCCCACCATGGCCCTCGGCACCATCGGCCTCACCTTCGGCATGGGCACCGCTCACGCCGCCTCCTGCAGCCAGAGCTACCTGCCGCTGCCCGACCCGAGCTGCCAGCCCGGCGCGCTCAACTCCGACGTCACCCAGTCCACGATCGACAGCACGATCTGCGTCTCCGGCTGGACCGCGACCGTACGGCCCTCCAGCTCGTACACCACCGCCCTGAAGAAGAAGCAGATCGTCGAGTACGGCTACACCGACACCAGCACCTCCGACTACGAGGAGGACCACTTCATCCCGCTCGAACTCGGCGGATCCCCCAAGAGCGCGCTCAACCTCTGGCCCGAGCCCGAGTACGGCACCAAGACCGCCGGCAACAAGGACACCGTCGAGAACAAGCTCAAGAAGGCGGTCTGCGCCGGCGACGTCAGCCTCTCCGACGCCCAGGACGCGATCGTCACCGACTGGACCACCGCCCTGTCGGACCTCGGCCTCAGCTGACACCCCCGCTTCCCTCCACCGCCCGACCCGCCGCCCGCACCGGCGGGGCCGTCCCGCGATAATCGTGACGAGGGCGGGAGAGGCCGAGGAGGGGCAACGGGTGTTCGGGCGCTGGTGGTTCCTGGAGCTGCTGAGGGGCGGCGGTGACGAACACCGGCCTGCGAAGCGGCGATTGACCAAGGAGCAGCAGGAACTGGTGCTCGGGGAGTGGGCGGTGCTGCGCGAGCGGCTTCACGGCTTCGCGGCGGCACGGGTGGCCGACGCGGGGGAAGTGCTGGCGGGGGCGGAACTGCGCCTCACCGGGGACCCCGCGAGGCGGGACTCCGCACAGCGGGACTACGGATGGGCCCTGGAGGCGTACGACGCGGCCGGCAAGCTTCTGGACGAGGCGGCGGATCTGCCGGATCTGGCGGCAGCGGCGGTGCTGGCCGAGCGCGCGGTGGAGCGGTTCGCGGCGGCGGACGCGCGGAGCCGGGGGCGGCGGGCGCCCAAGGGGGTGACCCGGTGCTTCTACAACCCGCTGCACGGCGCGGCGGCCCAGCCAGGCGGAGCCTCACGGCGTCCGCCCCGCCGGACCCGCCCGCGCGAGGCGGCGGCGAACCGGCGGCCGGCCTGCGAGGACTGCCGCCGGGCGATCCTGGCGGGCCAGTCCCCCGATGTACTGCCCGCGCTGGTGCCGGTCAGGACCTCGCGGCGGCACACGGCACAGGTGCTGGTGCCGTACTACGCGGTGCCGCAGCAGTGGTCGATCTGGTCGGCGACGGGGTGCGGGGCGTACGGCGACGAGTCGCCGGGCCTGGTGATGCGGGGTGACCACCGGCGCCGGGTGGCGCCGGTGGTCGTGAAGCGGTGATCTCTCAGACCCGGACGCGATCGCTCAGCAGGCGCCCTCGTCGAGCCAGACGCCCCATTCGCCGGTGGTGCCGGGCTCCTCGCCCTGCGTCCACCACTTGGCCTTCCACTTGTGGCCGTTGTGGGCGACCTCGTTGCCGTTGACGTAGATGGCGGTGCTGGTCCACTGCGCCACCGTGCAGGTGCCACTGGTCGGCGTCGTCGTCGGCGTCGTGGTCGGGGTGGTGGTGGGCGGGGTCGCACCGGCGAACTTCACCGAGTACTTGGTGAAGTCGTACGCGGACTGGCTGACGCTGCTGCAGGTGCCCGATGTCGTGCCGTTGTTGTCGGGCGGGCTGCACTGGCGGTCGCGGTTGACGGACCAGAAGGTGAAGCGGGCCATGGCGTGGGAGGTCGCGTAGTCCAGGACGGTCTGGAAGTCGGCCTGGTAGAAGTACTCACCGGTGTCGCTGCGGCCGTTCATGCCGGAGAAGCCCTCGTGGGCGTAGGCGGTGGCGGCGCTCCAGCCGAAGGTGGACTGCAGGACGGTGTTGAAGTTGGTCAGGGCGGAGGTCTGCGCCGAGGCGCTGTTGAAGCCGCCGTCGAAGGGCATGATGGAGAAGTTGTTGGGCGTGAAGCCCTGTGACTTGGCCTCGTTCAGCATCTGCTTGCCGAACCAGCCGGTGCCGTCGGCCGTCCCGGCGGTGGTCACCGAGATGTAGATCCCCGGGTTGTTCGCCTGAAGGATCTTCGCCGCGCCGATCTCGTTGTGGATGGCGGCGGTATTCTCGTACTCCGGCTCTTCGAGGTCGAAGTCCATCGCCTTGAGGCTGTATTTGTTGATGACCTGCTGATACGCGGCCGCTGTCGCCTCCGGCGTGCCGCAGGTCTGGCCGAGCTTGGTGCCGCCGTAGCCGCCGATCGACACGGACACGTCGCCGCCCTTGGCACGGATGGCGGAGATGACATTCGCGACCGCCGTGTCCGAGGACACCGCGCCCGTGCCGTCCCAGGTGGGCGAACACCCGCCGCCGTTGGGCGCGAGGATGAAGGCCAGCTGGAAGGCCTTGAGCCCGGTGGCGTCCATGACGGCCCCCGGGTCGGGCGGGTTGTTGTCCAGCGGCATGAGATAGGGCGCGGCGGCATACCAGTTGCTGCCGAGCGTGGCGGTGGTGGCGGCGTGACTCGTGGCGGCTACGGCCGTGACGGCGCCGACGGCGAGTGCCGCCGCCGATCCGGCGGCGGCCAGCGCCTTGAGGCCGAGGCTGAGGCTGCGCTTGGTTCTCTGCTGCACGGGGCCCTCCGAGTGGGGCGGAGATGGTACAGACCAATTTCCCAACAGAGTGGCGGCTTGATGCGGCCCCGTCAAGGGATTGGACTAAACCAATTTCCGGTCCTACAGGCCCCAGAGGCCGTACAGGCCGCAGGCCCTACAGACCCCAGCCCGCCCGCAGTTCGCCGAAGGCCTCGTGGAAGCCGGGGAAGGTCTTCTTGACGCACCCCGGCTCGTCGAAGGTGACGCCGCCCGCGATCCGCAGCCCCGCCACGGCGAAGCTCATCGCGATCCGGTGGTCACCGTGGCAGGCGATCTCCGTCGGCGCCGGCACACCGGGGTGGATCTCGATCCAGTCATGACCGGTCTCGACCCGCACGCCCTGCCTCCGCAGGTTCTCCGCGCACGCCTCCAGCCGGTCGCACTCCTTCACCCGCGTGTTGTAGACGTCCTCAATGCGCACCGGGCCGTCCGCGTAGGGCGCGATGGCGGCCAGCGTCGGCATCGTGTCGGAGATGTCGCGCATGTTGGCCGTCACCCCGGACAGCCGCCCGGTCCCGCGCACCGTCGTCTCACCGGCCCCGATCTCGACCCGCGCGCCCATCCGCTCCAGTACGTCCACGAAGCGCAGGTCGCCCTGGAGCGCGTCCGTCCCCAGGCCCGGGACGGTGACCTCGCGGCCCGTCAGAGCCGCCGCGGCGAAGAAGTAGCTCGCGGTCGACGCGTCGGGCTCGATCCCGTACGCCGTCGCCCGGTAGCCGCCGGGCGGAACCGCCAGGATGTCGCCGTCCCGTACGACCTCCACCCCGAACCGGCGCATCATCGCCAGCGTGATCTCGACATACGGCGCCGAGACCAGCCCGGTCACCCGGATCCGCAGGCCCTCCGCCGTGAGCGGGCCGGTGAGCAGCAGCGCCGTGAGGAACTGCGAGGACAGGCTCGCGTCGAGGTCCAGCTCACCGCCCTTGATCCCGTCCGCGACCATGGTGAGCGGCAGGTGGCCCTCCGCCTCCTCGTGCGCGATGTCCACGCCCAGCGTGCGCAGCGCCTCGGTCAGCGGGGCCACCGGCCGGCGACGCATCTGCGGCGACGCGTCGAAGCGGAAGCTGCCGTGGCCGGCGGCCGCCAGGGCAGGCATGAACCGGGCGACCGTCGCCCCGTCCCGGCAGTAGACGTCCGCCTCCGCCGCGCCGGGCCCCGCGGGGCGGCCGGTGATCCGCCACTCCTCCCGGCCGCGCTCGATGTCATAGCCCAGAGCGAGCAGCCCTTCGGCGAAGGCCTCGGTGTCGTCGGAGACAAGCGGTCGCCGCAGCGTGGTCGTCCCCTCGGCTGCGGCCGCGAGGAAGAGCGCCCGGTTGGTGATCGACTTCGATCCCGGGACGGCGACGACGGTCATGTTCTGGCCTCCGGCAGAGGGGGTGCGGGTACCGGGGAATCCAATCACGCCCCCGCACCCCGCACCTACGCCGCAGGCGTGAACCGCACCGGGAGGCTCCGCGTACCGCGCATCAGCAGTCCCGGCAGCCAGCTCAACCGCGCCGGGTCCGTGTCGAGTTCGAGCGTGGCGGTGCGCTCCAGGAGCGTACGGATGGCGATCCGGCCCTCCAGTCGGGCCAGGGGCGCGCCGAGGCAGTAGTGCAGCCCGTGGCCGAAGGCGAGGTGGCCGCGGGTGTCGCGGCGGATGTCGAAGCGGTCGGGGTCGTCGAAGTGGCGGGGGTCGCGGTCGGCCGCGGCGGTGGCGACGAGGACGCCCTCCTGGGCGGGGATGACGGTGCCGGCGATGTCGACGGGTGCGGAGGTGAAGCGGTAGGTGGAGGTCTCGACGGGGCCGTCGTAGCGGAGCATCTCCTCGACGGCGCCGTCGAGGAGGCTCGGGTCGGCGCGCAGGTCGGCGAGCTGGTCGGTGTGCGCGAGCAGCGCCCGCACGCCGTTGGAGACCAGGTTGACCGTGGTCTCGTGGCCCGCGATGAGAAGGAGGAAGGCCATGCCCTTCAGCTCGGGCTGCGACAGCCGGTCGCCGTCCTCGGCGGTGGTGCGGATGAGCGCGCTCATCAGGTCGTCGCCGGGTGAGCAGCGCTTGTCCTCGATCAGGTCGTCGAGATAGGCCGCGAGTTCCCCGATGGCGGTGCGCTCGACCTCCGGGCTGCTGGGCGCGACGACCTCGTTGGACCAGTGCCGGAAGGCCGCCCGGTCCAGGTCGGGGACGCCCAGCAGCTCGCAGATCACGGTGATCGGCAGCGGGTAGGCGAAGGCCTCGATGAGATCGGCCCGGCCGTCCGGGGCGGCCATCATGGCGTCGGCCAGCTCGTCGGTGATCTGCTGGACGCGCGGGGCCAGCGCCTCGACCCGGCGCATGGTGAACTCGCGGGTGACGAGCTTGCGCAGCCGCGTGTGATGAGGCGGGTCGGAACTGAGCAGATGCGGGCCGATCAGCTGCTCCTCCAGCGACGTCCAGCCCGCGCTCCGGGGGTTCTTGACCAGCCGGGGGTCGGCCAGCGCGGCCCGCGCCTCGTCATGGCCCACGACCAGCCACACGTCGCCGATGTCGGCGGTGTGCACCCGGTGCACGGGGCCCTGGGCGCGTAACTTCGCATACACCGGATAGGGGTCGGCGGTGAACTCCTCGCCGTAGACCGTCAGATCGACCGTTTCGGATTCCCGTTCGGCTTCCATCCCGGCACCGTAGCCGCTGCGCGGGGCGGCCGCGTCAGACTTCCGGACGATCGCCGGAAGCCACCTCCTCCAGGCGGACGAGGAGATCGGTGACCCGCTTGGCGACGATGTCGCGGTCCCCCTCGGTGAGCACGGAGCCCAAGCCGCAGGCGGCAGCGCCGGCGGCTATCCACTCGGGGGCGGCTTCCACGGAGATCCCGCCGGCCGGCAGCAGTGCCGCCTGCGGGAGATCGGCCCGTACGTCCCTGATCCAGCCGGGTGCGAGGCCCGAGGCGGGGAAGAGCCTGAGCGCGTCGGCGCCCAGTTCCAGCGCGCGGACGACCTCGGTGGGCGTGGACACACCGGCGAAGACCGGCACACCGTAACGGTGGCCGGTGCGGATGACCTCCTCGTCCAGCCCCGGGGAGGCCAGGAAACGGGCCCCCGCATCCACGGCCATCCGCGCCGAGGCCCCGTCGAGGACGGTGCCGACGCCGATGATCGCGTCATCGCCCACCTCGCGGACGAGGGTGGTGACGGCTTCGAGGGCGAACGGGGTGGTGAGCGATATCTCGATGGTGGTAAGCCCTGCCGAGAGCAGCGTGTCGGCGGCCGCGGCGGCCTGGTCGTAGCTCTCCTTGCGGACGATGGCGAAGACCCGCTGGGCCAGTGCGGCCCGGGTGATCTCCCAGCGGTACACGGCCGATCGCCCTCCTTCCAGGGTTGCTCGGAACCGTCCCCCTGAGGAGCTGCCCGACCCATCGGTCATTGCACCACCAACGCTATCGGCTGCCACTGACAAAGCGGCGGCCGAACAGACCAACGCGGGCCGGCGGCCGGTGGGGAGCCCGGCCGCCGGCCCGCGCCGGCAGTGCAGATGGTGGGTGTGTGTCATGAGGTCGAGCAGGTCAGCAGTCGTAGTCGATCAGGTCGAAGGAGGCGTAGTGGTCGGCCGTGTAGTAGTCCTCGTCCGTGGCCTGGCCGGTGATGATGCGGCGCGCGCCGCGGGTCGACGAGCCCGGCGTCTTGACCGTGTACTCGTGGTAGTAGCCCGAGGCGTGGGCCGGCAACAGACCCTCCGCGTTCCGGAAGACCGTCCCGTCCTGGCTGTACGGGAAGGGGCCGCCGGAGGCGATCAGGCTGAGCGTGGTGTACGCCTGCGACGGCAGGTCGGAGTAGCAGATGTCGCCGAAGGAGACGGCGGCCGACACCGTGCTGGAGGCCGAGACCGGGGCCGGAGCGGCGGTGGGGGTCGCCGCGACGGCCGGGCCGCCGATGAGGAGGGCAGAGGCGAGGGCGCCGAGGGCGCCGATGCGAGCAATCCGTGGGGAGATTCTCATGGCATCAACAATGACGCGCGTAGACCATGGCA is part of the Streptomyces sp. NBC_01262 genome and harbors:
- a CDS encoding DUF4188 domain-containing protein, which translates into the protein MFSALLNIARLLIRPEWIRRHHPNARVRQGKFAGENTESVVVFLVGVRINIWWKARYWLPLLLAMPTMLRELVTAPGSGLLGYRLLVGPGPRQAMLVQYWSGPEELRAFAEDRTGSHRSAQRRFWRHYADCGGAVGFWHEIFVVEQGAHHSLYGNMPPAGIGGLYGVREAAWAMSPNSSAYR
- a CDS encoding chitinase — protein: MAAAGSAAALAVGAVTAVAATSHAATTATLGSNWYAAAPYLMPLDNNPPDPGAVMDATGLKAFQLAFILAPNGGGCSPTWDGTGAVSSDTAVANVISAIRAKGGDVSVSIGGYGGTKLGQTCGTPEATAAAYQQVINKYSLKAMDFDLEEPEYENTAAIHNEIGAAKILQANNPGIYISVTTAGTADGTGWFGKQMLNEAKSQGFTPNNFSIMPFDGGFNSASAQTSALTNFNTVLQSTFGWSAATAYAHEGFSGMNGRSDTGEYFYQADFQTVLDYATSHAMARFTFWSVNRDRQCSPPDNNGTTSGTCSSVSQSAYDFTKYSVKFAGATPPTTTPTTTPTTTPTSGTCTVAQWTSTAIYVNGNEVAHNGHKWKAKWWTQGEEPGTTGEWGVWLDEGAC
- the aroA gene encoding 3-phosphoshikimate 1-carboxyvinyltransferase, encoding MTVVAVPGSKSITNRALFLAAAAEGTTTLRRPLVSDDTEAFAEGLLALGYDIERGREEWRITGRPAGPGAAEADVYCRDGATVARFMPALAAAGHGSFRFDASPQMRRRPVAPLTEALRTLGVDIAHEEAEGHLPLTMVADGIKGGELDLDASLSSQFLTALLLTGPLTAEGLRIRVTGLVSAPYVEITLAMMRRFGVEVVRDGDILAVPPGGYRATAYGIEPDASTASYFFAAAALTGREVTVPGLGTDALQGDLRFVDVLERMGARVEIGAGETTVRGTGRLSGVTANMRDISDTMPTLAAIAPYADGPVRIEDVYNTRVKECDRLEACAENLRRQGVRVETGHDWIEIHPGVPAPTEIACHGDHRIAMSFAVAGLRIAGGVTFDEPGCVKKTFPGFHEAFGELRAGWGL
- a CDS encoding cytochrome P450 family protein, whose product is MEAERESETVDLTVYGEEFTADPYPVYAKLRAQGPVHRVHTADIGDVWLVVGHDEARAALADPRLVKNPRSAGWTSLEEQLIGPHLLSSDPPHHTRLRKLVTREFTMRRVEALAPRVQQITDELADAMMAAPDGRADLIEAFAYPLPITVICELLGVPDLDRAAFRHWSNEVVAPSSPEVERTAIGELAAYLDDLIEDKRCSPGDDLMSALIRTTAEDGDRLSQPELKGMAFLLLIAGHETTVNLVSNGVRALLAHTDQLADLRADPSLLDGAVEEMLRYDGPVETSTYRFTSAPVDIAGTVIPAQEGVLVATAAADRDPRHFDDPDRFDIRRDTRGHLAFGHGLHYCLGAPLARLEGRIAIRTLLERTATLELDTDPARLSWLPGLLMRGTRSLPVRFTPAA
- a CDS encoding bifunctional 4-hydroxy-2-oxoglutarate aldolase/2-dehydro-3-deoxy-phosphogluconate aldolase translates to MYRWEITRAALAQRVFAIVRKESYDQAAAAADTLLSAGLTTIEISLTTPFALEAVTTLVREVGDDAIIGVGTVLDGASARMAVDAGARFLASPGLDEEVIRTGHRYGVPVFAGVSTPTEVVRALELGADALRLFPASGLAPGWIRDVRADLPQAALLPAGGISVEAAPEWIAAGAAACGLGSVLTEGDRDIVAKRVTDLLVRLEEVASGDRPEV
- a CDS encoding ribonuclease; its protein translation is MRISPRIARIGALGALASALLIGGPAVAATPTAAPAPVSASSTVSAAVSFGDICYSDLPSQAYTTLSLIASGGPFPYSQDGTVFRNAEGLLPAHASGYYHEYTVKTPGSSTRGARRIITGQATDEDYYTADHYASFDLIDYDC